ATGCCGGAATCCAGTTTGGAATGACTGTAAGACGATTGAATATCATCGAGCAAAAATGCTCGATGCACAAAAAACAGTTTAAGGGAATTTATTTTTTTTCTTTTTTCCCCCCGCAGTAAATACACTCAGAACCAACCTGCACCTTAAATCCGCATTCCGGACAATCCCATTCCTCGGTTTCTAAATCTGAATATGAATCATCCTCCCTGTTTCGGTTGGCAATCAGCATGGAAACCGCAATGCCGCCTGTGACGATAAGAAAAAAGGTTATGAGGTAAATGCCCATAGCTGTAGCAGAAAATTAAACAGATTGAGTAAATGAACTGTCACACAAACTCGGCATAAAACATTGAGCCTAATCAGCCCATAGCTTAGATACGTTCCAACAACCACGGTAAGGATCGCAGCCGACAATGGAATGATTGGATTTACATATCCAAAAGAGGTGAAAATCAGCAAGACAGCATAGACGGGGAAAAAGATGATTCCGAATTCTGCATTCGGTCGTCCAAGCATTTTGCCAAAAGGGGTTTCAACAATCGAAGTGCATTTCGATGTTTCTATTCTGATAAAAGACGGAATCCACCACAGGTGCTTTTGGAATTTTCCGGAATACACACCGTGGAAATAAAACGAAAGAGCCCCGCCGACCGATGCCAACAGGGCTCCCAAAAGATAAACGATTTGATTCACTTTATTGCTTTAAGCGGTAAACACAACCTTCCACAGTTGACAGAAATTTAATAACCTGCGTCTGAGTGTGAAACATCAAATCCATCGGTTCATATGTATCTATCGGATAAAAATAGGCATCATATTCACGCAAAAAATTGGCTTCAAGTTTTACAATCATATCCCGTAGGACTTGTTTTGGTAGTTCTTTGGACCTTAAAAAATTGATTTGAAGATTAAGCTGTCCTTCAGATGTCATATGGAAAAGCGGAATGATGCCAACATCAGAATTCGTCCGAAAGGTAAATGTACCGTGATCCTCGCCTCTTCCCCATGTTACCTCTTCGGCATATTTTTCTGAAAAGTCGATTATTTGTTCGCCAATTTTAGCAACTTCGCGGCTACATTTATCCCGCATATCCTCAATAAATATTTTTTTTGTCCATTTTGGCATGTTTTTTCCCTATATGAAGTACCAGAAATGCTATCGAAAACGCAGAAGTAATTTAAGTCAGTTTATAACCTAGAAAAAAGCGTAGAATTTCTTTTAGCACATTTATGGTAAAAATCCCGGCGTGTGGCGAGGTTTTTACTCGAATATTCTTTATTATTTAGAACCCTTGTATTGTTGCCGACTTCTTATAAATCTGAAATACCAAATGCCAACCTACAATGACAATTACCAATAACACACCATATCCGCCAAGATAATGAGAAACTTCAACGGTATGTTCATTGATCATGGTCCAAATCAACGGAACGCTCATATAGGTATTGTGCTTGGAACGAAGTCCCGCCATGCCTGCATCAGCTGGATCCGGCGCATCACCATTTTTAATTGCGGTAATGATTCTTTGCTGTGCGGGCCAAATCCTGAACCAGACATTATAAGCCATCATCGAGCCAAACATGGCGCCGAGATGAATATTGTATGCACGATATTCCACCATTTCGGAAACACAAATCAACAGACACAAAACGCCTGCAATTCCCAGAAAACTAATGATTGTTGCAACCCGCGTATTTTTTGCCAAAGGACTTTTATAGAATGCATCATACACAAATACCATAATAAATGGCAATAAATACGCTAAATGTTTAAACGGGTTGGCATCTCCATCCATTTCAATTTCCTTAAACATTTCATCATTCATCCCCATCCAAAAGACAAGCAGCATCAAGACCAATCCTGTAATCCACGTCCACGCCGCGCCCCAGCGGAAAAAGTAAAGGGTTCTTGGCATCAGCTCGGGAATGACTTTCTTTTTTGTATCGCCATCCATTGTTGCTGCAACATGGCCATTGATCCAGTTAAAGAAATAAAGCAACCCAATCCAAAGAACGCCGGCAATAATATGTAACCATTTAAATATGGGGGTAATGAATTCCATTGTTATTCTCCTATTTGTAATTAATTATGTTCAAAAATAAGCCCGGAAAATAAATCTTATTCAATTACCTTCCAAACCAAAGAGTCGTTTCGCCTACACCTATCCTGCATTACATTATTTGACAATTAGTATTGGGCAATGGCAGGATTTCATCACCTTTAAGGGTTTACTTCCTTTAAAAAATTTCATGATTGGATTTACATTGGATGCGCCCATGACGATAATATGATTATCTGATGCTGTTGATACAATTTTATCTTTAAAAGATCCCGTCTCAAAATTTATCGTATGTTCTGTCTCACTACGGCGCATCATTTTTGCCGCCCAAGCAGAAGATGCTTTATAATCTTCACGAAAAATCGTTGATTCGGATATCGTCAACATATCTACACCAAAATTAAATGCACGCGCAACCCTTACGCCAAATTTAACCGCTTTTTGAGTATTCGTTGCATCATTCACAGCTAACAAAACACGATAATCTTGATCAGGATTATATTCGTTTACAACAAATATCGAACTGTCAATGTATTGAATCAAGTCATGCGCCATTCTGCGTTTTTGACTTCCCCCAATAATGGTTACATCAATTTCACTTCGATTCACCTCATCTCGCAACTGCGATATGATTTCGCCATTTCGCAAAATGAGTTTTACTTCATCAGATTGCGTCCCTTCTAGATAGAGTTCACAACGGTCATTATCTGTCTGCACTAATTCATTTTCGGTAATACTACCTTCACCCTCAGGAACTGCAATATATTGTCGTTCTTTCAGGATATCGTAAGCCCATTCCAACACTTCCACACCGGGACGATTTACATCCCAATTGGCAAGGTTTTCCTGAGCCATTAACACTTCACTCGTGCTAAATGAGCTAATTTTTTCACCGACGTAGGCGATTGTAACATCCGCATTGAATGCGCGCGCAACTTTCATCCCGAGCTTTAAGGTCGGGCCAGAGTACTCTTTACTTCCGATGGCAATAAGAAATTTCATGCTATGCTGATATTATTCCCTTCTCATTTGAAAATCACCCAATAGGTATTGACGTAGATTAGGAGTAAAACGATGGATACCAATCCAACTTTCCATCCTGCTTTTAAGAAATCTTTTGCATGCACCATACCGCTGGAATATACGATAGTGCAAGCAGGAGCTGCCACAGCTGTAAAATATCCAAATGAAGATGCAATAGCCGTTACAATCCCGGCATGAAGCGGATCTGAAGTCATATTCAAAGTTATTGGACTCAAAACTGCAACCGTGGCAGAACTGGATAAAATGTTTGCAAGAGTAGCTGTCAATCCTACGATCAAAGCATCTGTCAAAATTGGAAAAGTTTCCAGTACGGATCCTGCTATATTTACCAAATGATTGGCTAACCACAAAGCGGCCCCCGTACTTTTTATATAAGACCCGAGAGAAATTGTAGATCCGAATAAAATGATTACCCCCCAATGCGTATTTCGATTGATATCCTCCCATCGAACCAAACCTGTAACGAGATACAAAAAAACTCCAGCCAGAGCAATGGTGCCAAGTCCAAATGTTTCACTTAAGAAAATCCATCCTGCAAATACAAGCAGAAAAATGACAATTGCCAGGGTTGCTTGGGTTGTCATTCTTCCCGATTTCGCAACTTGCACAACCAACTTTCGCACTCCGCTATCCAAACGTTTGTATTCTGGTTTAAAACTGGTAAGAAGAAGAATTGTGAGGATTGGTATTTGTATAAGTACAAGCGGATACACCATTTTCATCCAATCAACATAGGATATTGAAACATCAAAAAATTGTAAGTATGTGATCAAAATAGCATTCCTTCCTCCTCCGGAAGGGGTTCCGATCGACCCAATCAGGGCACCGTACGCAATGGATAATAATAGAAGGGCCGACAATTCTCTAACTCTCTTCTGATCTTTAGACGTATTTCGAATCAGTGTCATTGCTAGCGGAAGCATAAGTGCTGCAACCGTGTGCTCCCCTATAAATGAGGACAACAATGCTGACATCGTTACAAATCCAAAGACGATATTTCTAGTCCGATTCCCCGTGATACGAATAATACCAAGTGCAATACGGGAATCCCAACCTTGTTTCACAAAGGCAACCGCAAGCATCAAAGAACCCATGATAAAAAACACTGCATCATTCATGAAGGAAGATGCTACACCATCCGGAGAGTCAAGCCCAAGAAGCACCTCCATAACAATAATTAAGATGCCGACAGCAGGCAAAGAGATGACTTCACCAACGATTAATATTAACGCTGTAACTGCAATAATAATGGTTCTATGCCCCTCCGATGAAAGTCCTTCGGGAGACGGTACATAAAACAAAATGATGCTGATCCCGAATGCAAGAATGAGCCACTTTTTGCGCGTGATCCAATAAAGGGCATTGCTGATACTTGTATTAGATAAGCCAAACACGATGGGCTAATTTATATTAAAGTTTTGGGATCATCCAGCAGTCGTAATAGATTTTATTCAATCAATTAGAAACCAAATAATTCTTACTAAAAAGATAAAACGATGAATTAATTACACTCCGCCATGGTGTTTTCAATCAGCATATCAACGACTTCTTTCATAGAATCATTTTCTTTATATTTCTGTAATTGCCGATCTGCACTGGTACCTTCTTTCATAATCGTGCGGATATATTCAATTTCCTTTCTGCTTCCCAACGGATCCACCACATCATCCACAAATTCAAGGATTTCTTCCATGAGTTGTGGAATGGGCGTTTCAATATTTTTTCCCAAATCAATCAGTTTCCCCTGAATACCATCCTTCATAGCTCGCCATTTATTTTCTGAAATAAATCCGGCTCTGTAATGTCGCCATGTTAGATTATTTCTTCTCAATTGGATTAATTTCGCAACCAATGCCTGAATCAAAGCTGCAATCGCTGTTACCTCTTTTATTTTTGTTGTACAATCACAAATCCTGAATTCTAATGTAGGAAATTTGGAATGGGGACGAATATCCCACCAAATTTTTGTCGGCTCATCAATACTTCCGCATTTAATTAAGGTATCCACATATGAGTCATAATCAGCTGCCGAATCAAAATGCTCAGGATTCCCAGTTCTGGGTAAATCCTCAAAGATAATGCTTCGGTAAGATTTAAATCCGGTGTCTTCACCATGCCAAAAAGGCGAAGAAGTGGATAAAGATAAAATATGAGGCATAAAATACCGCATTTGATTCATGACATCAATTCTCAAGTCTTTATCTTGGATGCCAACATGAACATGCATCCCAAAAATGAGCATGCGTTTAGCTACAATTCGCATCGAATCAAAAAATCCGTGGTATCGTTCCTTATCGGTTACAATCTGATCACGCCATTGGGAAAACGGATGGGTTCCAGCTGCAATGATCGCCCGATTATTTTTTCCGGCCAAATCACCGACCATGCTTCGTAAACGTCGAATTTCTTCCGTTATTTGCTGAATATTTTGGCAAACATTTGTCCCAATTTCAATTTGAGATTGAAGTAATTCCGGCTGTAATTGATCTCGAAAAAGGAATGCACCCTGCTCCAAAAATTTCCCTACATAAGATGTAAGCTCCCGGCTTTCAGGATCAATAATTTGATATTCTTCTTCTACACCAAGGGTCAGATTTTTAATGTCATTCATTTACTGATCCAATTTATCAAGCCTTGTCTGATGCCTACCTCCTTCAAACGGTTCATTGAGCCACAACTCAACCACATCGAAAATTTCATTCTCACTCATAAATCGGGCGCCTAGGGACAGGATATTTGCATTATTATGTTCTCGTGATAGTCTAACAATTTCTTCCGGACCGTTATAAAATACTGCCGCACGAACTCCTTTTATCCTATTGGCTGCCATTGCCTCTCCTTGTCCACTTCCTCCTAAAATAATTCCGCGACTTTCCGAATCAGCTACAACTGCGTGAGCACAAGGGAAAATGAAATCCGGATAATCATCCAATGCATCATATTCATGAGCGCCGTGATCCGTTACATCATGACCGTTCTCGATCAAATATTTTTTAAGCACATTTTTTAAATCAAGTCCCGCGTGGTCTGTGGCTAAATGTATTTTCATCTTGGTCTAAATTGCAACAATTGGTACCATTTTGTAAAGATTAAAGTTACTCCTGCTTAAACGGTTGGTAAACCAGCGATTTATAAAAAAGATAGCTTTATGGTGCTTCCCAATATTGCCCGTTTATCATTATTTTATTTTGGCGGATGGTTGAAATACATTACAATCGCCCCTAAGATGCAGGATACACCAGCAATGATAAACGGAATCATCCAAACTGACGGATCGTTTGCGGATTCCGCAGAATCCTTGAAAAACCCTGCTATAAACGGCCCGGCGATTCCGGCAATTCCATAAGCAGAAAACACCCAACCATAATTACTTCCAACATTCTTATTTCCAAAATAATCAGCAGTAATTGCAGGAAATAATGCAAAATTTCCTCCAAAATTGAACCCAATAATGGATGCAGAAATTATGAACCCGATGGATGAACCAACTGATATAAAAACGTGATATACCATGAGCATTATTATTCCTTGAAAAATCGTCATTACAATGATTGAAATTCTCCGCCCAATTCGATCGGATAGAATTCCCCAGATAATCCTTCCTGCGCCATTAAAGATTGCATACCACGCCATTGCAGTTCCAGCCAATATCCCTGCATTTTGCACTCCATGATATTTTAGCGCATCAACACCAAATAGTCGAATGCAATAAATGACCATAAGTCCAGACAATGCAGAAAAAATAAAAGTTCCCCATATAAAATAAAATTGAGGTGTCCTCAACATTTGTCTCGAAGAGAGTTCAACTGATTCTACATGTCGACTCGAAGTAGATTTTTCTTTCCAACCTTCGGGATAATAATCATCAGGAGGATTTACCATCACAATGCTTCCCAAGAGAACTAAACCAGTGAATACAATTCCATAAATAAGGAAAACACTTTGAACATTCGGTAAGCCAAAAAATGAAATGGTGTTAAGTAATCCACCAAACCAAGAATCAGCTAATTTAACCCAAATGGTAGCACCAAAACCAAACCCTGCCACTGCCAACCCGGTAATCATCCCTTTTTTATCAGGAAACCATTTTACACCAACTGAAATGGGAACAACATATGCCAAACCAATTCCGGCACCGCCTAATATTCCAATAAAAATAAATTGAGTTACAAATGTAGATCCAAAAATTCCGCTAAAAATATATCCTATGCCAAAAAGAATTCCGCCAGACACAGCGATTTTTTGCGGAGCATATTTTACCTGCAGTTTCCCTGCAAGGATCATTACAAATGCAAATGTGGCTAATCCTGCTGAAAAGATTAATGCAGTTTCCTTTGCAGTAAATTGGTACACACCAACTGGATCCGTCAGTATTTTTGTAAACACACTCCAAGCATAAATTGCACCCAACGCCAATTGAATCATTACGGCACCAACAACAACAAACCAGCGATTTTTAATTTCTTTTATCATGTTTCAAATCCTTTTATTATTTTCAAAATGTTAAATAAACAGCAAACAATATGCGGTGGTTTGCTACCGGTTTTTCTTCCATTTTTTTTGGTTTCAGAAAATCCGTGTATTCGGATGTAAAGTGTGCCTCTGTTCTGTCATATTCCAACGCAAATCTTAAGCTATTCCTTTCCCATACAATTCTTGGACTCACGCGAATCACAGATAAAATTTCGGACGATCGAGCCTCGAATGTGGAAACGTCATCCTGGCTGATATGAGTGTCAATTCCATTGTTTTCTGTATATCCGGCGAACAACCCAAATCTAGTATTGCTTAATAGAAATTCTAGATCAATCCATGCGCTTTTTAGCATTGTTGGATAGAAACTCGGCACTTCTTTATCAAAATGATCAATTTTAACATAACCACCGAGCATGATATGATCTGCAAGGTCATTTCCGGAAATATATTTCATTCGAAAATTGAGATGCTTCAGCGCCAATTTGGAATAAATGGTAAATGCATTGGATTGAAGAATGTCACCACCTTTTTCCGGTTTTAACGATTTGGTGTACCCACCTATTCCAAAAAGCATTTTGCTCTGTTTCCATATACTATGCAGATGAAATCCCGGTAGTCCGGACCGTTGCTGAACATTTTTTCCAGAAATTTCCTGAAACGCATCGAGTTGCATAGATGCCGATCCAAGCAGATGTAACGATTTAGTGATTTTCCATTGAATTGAAATTTGGGGGAAGCGGGCGAATGGCTGGAAAGGAACCCCAGTATTAAAATTCACAACTTGAGGAAACACATCCACTGTAAATAATGGACTCCAGTATTGTCCAAATAAAAATTCAATTTTTGTCCATGACATTTTTATAAACGCATGCCGAAGACGTAAATTATTTTCCAAGCCGGTGCCGGTACCAAAAAAGTCAACTTCCAATTTGCCAGTCAAATTTGCCTGAAATGCAGAATACCCATGGATCTGCAACCAAACGCGAGATTGAAACAAGACCATATTAATTAATGGATCGGAATTCAGGTCGGTGTTACTTGAATCTAATTTGTTTGCCGGATATAAATAAAAATGTCCCTCTCTTGCAGAAATAACCTGGCGAGAATTCCAAAATGAATCAAATTTGATAAAACCACCATGGGATAAAGATTGAGCATTTAAACCAACCAGAGCTGTGAGAAATAGTTGAAAAAATATGCGGTTCATAATGGTGCGAGAATTGTATTAGAGTGAAATGGCGCGAAAAAACGAATTAACCAGTAATTTTTTATTTTGACTAGAAACTGCATAAAATTTTCTAAATATTGAACTAGAAAATAATCTATTGTATTTATGGCTCAAATAATTCATTATAAATAGATGAAAAGTTTTTATCGTATTTTGCCATTTCTCTAAATTTCTGCCCTCCTTTTGCAATTGCAAAATTCAAGTATTTAATTGCTTCTGATTTATGATCAAGTTTTAATTCTGCTAAGGAAAGATTGTACCATCCAAACGCATCATTTGGCTGAAACTCAACTACACGTGTAAATTCCTTCTTTGCTTTAGAAAACTGACCTATTTGTAAATACAAAACACCTAGATTTCCATGCGCTTGCATTAAATCTGGCTGCAGATCGACCGCTTGTTCCAATAATTTTCTTGCTTCGCCGAACCTTCTCTGGCTTACCATCAAAAGCCCAAGATCTTGCATGACCTGTACATCTTGATTATTAAATTCCAAAAATTCTTTATAACTTTTTTCGGCGAATGATAATTTTCCTATTTTTTGATAAATCCTAGCCAATGCATACCGTGCCATTTGATTTGTTGGTAAAAGACGAATAGCTTCCAAAAATTCTTTTTCTGCAAGGATAAAGTCTTTTTTTGCAGCCGCAAGCCGACCTCCCTCATAATGGGCGAGCGAAGAATGTGGATTTGATTTCAGAGCACGGAATAAATATTGATCGGCCTTCAACAGATCACCACGCTGGAAATGATATCTGGCTAATTCTAATAATATAAATATATTTTCACCACCTTTTGTTAGAGCTTGCTGATAAAGGCTAAGACCTTGTTTATCATTCCCATTGGTAATCATTATATAC
Above is a genomic segment from Candidatus Neomarinimicrobiota bacterium containing:
- a CDS encoding vitamin K epoxide reductase family protein; translation: MNQIVYLLGALLASVGGALSFYFHGVYSGKFQKHLWWIPSFIRIETSKCTSIVETPFGKMLGRPNAEFGIIFFPVYAVLLIFTSFGYVNPIIPLSAAILTVVVGTYLSYGLIRLNVLCRVCVTVHLLNLFNFLLQLWAFTS
- a CDS encoding universal stress protein — encoded protein: MKFLIAIGSKEYSGPTLKLGMKVARAFNADVTIAYVGEKISSFSTSEVLMAQENLANWDVNRPGVEVLEWAYDILKERQYIAVPEGEGSITENELVQTDNDRCELYLEGTQSDEVKLILRNGEIISQLRDEVNRSEIDVTIIGGSQKRRMAHDLIQYIDSSIFVVNEYNPDQDYRVLLAVNDATNTQKAVKFGVRVARAFNFGVDMLTISESTIFREDYKASSAWAAKMMRRSETEHTINFETGSFKDKIVSTASDNHIIVMGASNVNPIMKFFKGSKPLKVMKSCHCPILIVK
- a CDS encoding DASS family sodium-coupled anion symporter, encoding MSNALYWITRKKWLILAFGISIILFYVPSPEGLSSEGHRTIIIAVTALILIVGEVISLPAVGILIIVMEVLLGLDSPDGVASSFMNDAVFFIMGSLMLAVAFVKQGWDSRIALGIIRITGNRTRNIVFGFVTMSALLSSFIGEHTVAALMLPLAMTLIRNTSKDQKRVRELSALLLLSIAYGALIGSIGTPSGGGRNAILITYLQFFDVSISYVDWMKMVYPLVLIQIPILTILLLTSFKPEYKRLDSGVRKLVVQVAKSGRMTTQATLAIVIFLLVFAGWIFLSETFGLGTIALAGVFLYLVTGLVRWEDINRNTHWGVIILFGSTISLGSYIKSTGAALWLANHLVNIAGSVLETFPILTDALIVGLTATLANILSSSATVAVLSPITLNMTSDPLHAGIVTAIASSFGYFTAVAAPACTIVYSSGMVHAKDFLKAGWKVGLVSIVLLLIYVNTYWVIFK
- a CDS encoding carboxylate-amine ligase; translated protein: MNDIKNLTLGVEEEYQIIDPESRELTSYVGKFLEQGAFLFRDQLQPELLQSQIEIGTNVCQNIQQITEEIRRLRSMVGDLAGKNNRAIIAAGTHPFSQWRDQIVTDKERYHGFFDSMRIVAKRMLIFGMHVHVGIQDKDLRIDVMNQMRYFMPHILSLSTSSPFWHGEDTGFKSYRSIIFEDLPRTGNPEHFDSAADYDSYVDTLIKCGSIDEPTKIWWDIRPHSKFPTLEFRICDCTTKIKEVTAIAALIQALVAKLIQLRRNNLTWRHYRAGFISENKWRAMKDGIQGKLIDLGKNIETPIPQLMEEILEFVDDVVDPLGSRKEIEYIRTIMKEGTSADRQLQKYKENDSMKEVVDMLIENTMAECN
- a CDS encoding RpiB/LacA/LacB family sugar-phosphate isomerase; the encoded protein is MKIHLATDHAGLDLKNVLKKYLIENGHDVTDHGAHEYDALDDYPDFIFPCAHAVVADSESRGIILGGSGQGEAMAANRIKGVRAAVFYNGPEEIVRLSREHNNANILSLGARFMSENEIFDVVELWLNEPFEGGRHQTRLDKLDQ
- a CDS encoding OFA family MFS transporter → MIKEIKNRWFVVVGAVMIQLALGAIYAWSVFTKILTDPVGVYQFTAKETALIFSAGLATFAFVMILAGKLQVKYAPQKIAVSGGILFGIGYIFSGIFGSTFVTQFIFIGILGGAGIGLAYVVPISVGVKWFPDKKGMITGLAVAGFGFGATIWVKLADSWFGGLLNTISFFGLPNVQSVFLIYGIVFTGLVLLGSIVMVNPPDDYYPEGWKEKSTSSRHVESVELSSRQMLRTPQFYFIWGTFIFSALSGLMVIYCIRLFGVDALKYHGVQNAGILAGTAMAWYAIFNGAGRIIWGILSDRIGRRISIIVMTIFQGIIMLMVYHVFISVGSSIGFIISASIIGFNFGGNFALFPAITADYFGNKNVGSNYGWVFSAYGIAGIAGPFIAGFFKDSAESANDPSVWMIPFIIAGVSCILGAIVMYFNHPPK